Proteins found in one Halobaculum sp. MBLA0147 genomic segment:
- a CDS encoding M28 family peptidase has protein sequence MTDTPLWIGETFTSDAGWEHLETLVDVGNRMAGQAGEREALEATRDAFTEAGCRDVRIEEFDLQGWVRGDATVETPAGERECIALPRSPSASATGELVDVGAGLPSDFEEADLDGKVALVSTTVPDWYERFVHRREKYYHAVEAGAAAFVFRNHVEGCLPPTGSVGTADAPIGEIPAVGVSKEVGTRLARRATGESVTVAVDCETPETTSGNAVAELGPDTDEEVLVTSHADAHDIAEGAMDNGAGTATIVEIANALARREAELDTRVRFVAYGAEEVGLVGSTVESERADHDAIRAIVNVDSNVYGRTLELTTHGFDGLGAAAERVAERFDHPIEVVPELVPHSDHWPFVRHGVPGYMVAGKTEGRGRGYGHTFADTLDKLEPRNLREQAILLTALVVELTDAETTVEPRPESEIAADLEAAGQAEGMKITGDWPY, from the coding sequence ATGACGGACACACCGTTGTGGATCGGCGAGACGTTCACGAGTGACGCGGGCTGGGAGCACCTGGAGACCCTGGTCGACGTCGGCAACCGGATGGCCGGCCAGGCCGGCGAGCGCGAGGCGCTCGAAGCGACCCGAGACGCCTTCACCGAGGCGGGCTGTCGGGACGTCCGGATCGAGGAGTTCGACCTGCAAGGGTGGGTCCGCGGCGACGCGACCGTCGAGACGCCCGCCGGCGAGCGGGAGTGTATAGCGCTACCGCGCTCCCCGTCCGCGTCGGCGACCGGCGAGTTGGTCGACGTGGGTGCGGGACTTCCCTCGGACTTCGAGGAGGCGGACCTCGACGGGAAGGTCGCGCTCGTGTCGACGACCGTCCCGGACTGGTACGAGCGGTTCGTCCACCGCCGCGAGAAGTACTACCACGCCGTCGAGGCGGGCGCGGCGGCGTTCGTCTTCCGGAACCACGTCGAGGGGTGTCTCCCACCGACGGGGTCGGTCGGCACCGCCGACGCGCCCATCGGCGAGATCCCCGCCGTCGGCGTCTCGAAGGAGGTCGGCACGCGACTGGCACGACGCGCGACCGGCGAGTCGGTCACCGTCGCCGTCGACTGCGAGACCCCGGAGACGACCAGCGGGAACGCCGTCGCGGAGCTCGGCCCGGACACCGACGAGGAGGTACTGGTCACCTCCCACGCCGACGCCCACGACATCGCCGAGGGGGCGATGGACAACGGCGCCGGCACGGCGACGATCGTCGAGATCGCGAACGCTCTCGCGCGTCGCGAGGCCGAACTGGACACCCGCGTCCGGTTCGTCGCCTACGGGGCCGAGGAGGTCGGACTCGTCGGCTCGACCGTCGAGAGCGAGCGCGCCGACCACGACGCCATCCGCGCGATCGTCAACGTCGACTCGAACGTGTACGGCCGCACGCTCGAACTGACGACCCACGGCTTCGACGGACTCGGGGCGGCAGCAGAACGGGTGGCCGAGCGGTTCGACCACCCGATCGAGGTGGTCCCCGAGTTGGTCCCCCACAGCGACCACTGGCCGTTCGTCCGCCACGGGGTTCCGGGGTACATGGTCGCCGGGAAGACGGAGGGACGCGGCCGCGGGTACGGTCACACCTTCGCCGACACGCTCGACAAACTGGAGCCCCGGAACCTCCGCGAGCAGGCGATCCTCCTGACCGCGCTCGTCGTCGAACTGACGGACGCCGAGACGACCGTCGAGCCCCGGCCCGAGTCCGAGATCGCCGCCGACCTCGAGGCCGCCGGCCAAGCCGAGGGGATGAAGATCACCGGCGACTGGCCGTACTGA
- a CDS encoding type II toxin-antitoxin system HicA family toxin: MRTQFSGREVATVLVNAWNFEPVSRSGDHLTLRYEHPETGEVRRTTVPLAHDPVREGTLRSIAEDCGANNFREFCRELDRRL, encoded by the coding sequence ATGCGAACGCAGTTCTCGGGACGGGAAGTGGCCACGGTCCTCGTGAACGCCTGGAACTTCGAGCCCGTGAGCCGGAGTGGAGACCACTTGACCCTCCGGTACGAACATCCCGAGACTGGTGAGGTTCGACGGACGACGGTACCGCTGGCACACGACCCCGTGCGAGAGGGCACTCTGCGCTCCATCGCCGAGGACTGCGGCGCGAACAACTTCCGGGAGTTCTGCAGGGAACTGGATCGCCGTCTCTGA
- a CDS encoding tRNA (cytidine(56)-2'-O)-methyltransferase, producing the protein MHEDNEVCVVRYGHRPGRDDRMTTHVGLTARALGADRVILPDNAGNAADTVRDITDRFGGPFTVESRTVGPSIARNWEGTVAHLTMYGLPVQEVEQEVREAHAEEPLLVVVGGEKVPFEFYDEAAFNVAVTNQPHSEVAGLAVFLDRLFEGRELDREWTDADRTVVPEATGKRVVDADGDPAHGTGSGEE; encoded by the coding sequence GTGCACGAGGACAACGAGGTCTGTGTCGTCCGGTACGGCCACCGGCCGGGTCGGGACGACCGGATGACGACCCACGTCGGGTTGACCGCCCGGGCGCTGGGTGCCGACCGGGTGATCCTCCCGGACAACGCCGGCAACGCGGCCGACACCGTCCGCGACATCACCGACCGCTTCGGCGGGCCGTTCACCGTCGAGTCGCGGACCGTCGGCCCCAGCATCGCCCGCAACTGGGAGGGCACCGTCGCCCACCTCACGATGTACGGGCTCCCGGTCCAGGAGGTCGAGCAGGAGGTGCGGGAGGCCCACGCCGAGGAGCCGCTGCTCGTCGTCGTCGGCGGCGAGAAGGTCCCCTTCGAGTTCTACGACGAGGCGGCGTTCAACGTCGCCGTCACGAACCAACCCCACTCCGAGGTGGCCGGACTGGCGGTGTTCCTCGACCGCCTGTTCGAGGGGCGCGAGTTGGACCGCGAGTGGACCGACGCCGACCGCACCGTCGTCCCCGAGGCGACCGGGAAGCGCGTCGTCGACGCCGACGGCGACCCCGCGCACGGGACCGGGAGCGGCGAGGAGTGA